Proteins from one Bos taurus isolate L1 Dominette 01449 registration number 42190680 breed Hereford chromosome 7, ARS-UCD2.0, whole genome shotgun sequence genomic window:
- the TNFAIP8L1 gene encoding tumor necrosis factor alpha-induced protein 8-like protein 1 isoform X1, giving the protein MDTFSTKSLALQAQKKLLSKMASRAVASAFIDDTSSEVLDELYRATKEFTRSRKEAQKLVKNLVKVAVKLGVLLRAGQLGAEELARLQRLRQQARRLAMTAVSFHQVDFTFDRRVLATTLLECRDLLHQAAGAHLTAKSHGRINHVFGHLADCDFLAALYSPAEPYRSHLRRICDGLTRMLDEDSI; this is encoded by the coding sequence ATGGACACCTTCAGCACCAAGAGCCTGGCCCTCCAGGCCCAGAAGAAGCTCCTGAGCAAGATGGCCTCCCGGGCAGTGGCGTCCGCCTTCATTGACGACACCAGCAGCGAGGTGCTGGACGAGTTGTACCGCGCCACCAAGGAGTTCACCCGCAGCCGCAAGGAGGCCCAGAAGCTGGTCAAGAACCTGGTCAAGGTGGCGGTGAAGCTGGGCGTCCTGCTGCGCGCCGGGCAGCTGGGCGCCGAGGAGCTGGCGCGGCTGCAGCGCTTGCGGCAGCAGGCTCGCCGCCTGGCCATGACCGCTGTCAGCTTCCACCAGGTGGACTTCACCTTCGACCGGCGCGTGCTGGCCACCACCCTGCTCGAGTGCCGGGACCTGCTGCACCAGGCGGCCGGCGCGCACCTGACCGCCAAGTCCCACGGCCGCATCAACCACGTGTTCGGCCACCTGGCCGACTGCGACTTCCTGGCGGCGCTCTACAGCCCCGCAGAGCCCTACCGCTCCCACCTGCGCCGGATCTGTGACGGCCTCACCCGGATGCTGGATGAGGACAGCATATGA